The Glycine soja cultivar W05 chromosome 3, ASM419377v2, whole genome shotgun sequence genome window below encodes:
- the LOC114406908 gene encoding cytochrome P450 94A1-like: MIAMFLNLQVLVPLFFFFILPVLFFFFLGHSSAGLKKKKETDSRRTITLPKTYPLIGSYLAIQAVGNRRIQWLSDMVKISSGATFTFHRPLGRSHVFTGNPATVEYILKTRFSNYQKGRTAINILSDFLGTGIFNADGNTWKFQRQVASHEFNTKSLRKFVEHVVDAELSNRLVPILAFAAAQDKTLDFQDILQRFAFDNICKIAFDFDPEYLKPSAERSKFAKAFEEATEISSKRFREPLPLIWKVKRALNIGSEKKLRIAVKEVHEFAKHIVREKKKELKEKESLESVDMLSRFLSSGHSDEDFVTDIVISFILAGKDTTSAALTWFFWLLSKNPRVEKEVLKEIMEKSEAPVYDEVKDMVYTHAALCESMRLYPPVPLDTKETMNDDVLPSGTVVKKGMFVTYHVYAMGRMESIWGEDWAEFKPERWLERLQTGKWNFVGRDSFTYPVFQAGPRICLGKEMAFMQMKRLVAGILRRFMVVPTVAKGVEPHYFAFLTSQMEGGFPVKILERVHSD, translated from the coding sequence ATGATTGCGATGTTTCTGAATCTGCAGGTGTTAGTtcctttgttcttcttcttcatccttcccgtcctcttcttcttcttcctcggacACTCTTCTGCAggtttgaagaagaagaaagagacaGATTCTAGAAGAACCATCACTCTGCCAAAAACATACCCATTAATTGGTTCTTACCTAGCCATCCAAGCCGTCGGCAACCGCCGTATTCAGTGGTTGTCCGATATGGTCAAAATCTCCTCCGGCGCTACCTTCACCTTCCACCGCCCCTTGGGCCGCTCGCACGTGTTCACCGGCAACCCTGCCACCGTAGAATACATTCTCAAGACCCGTTTCTCCAATTACCAAAAGGGCAGAACCGCTATTAACATTCTCTCCGATTTCCTCGGCACAGGAATCTTCAACGCCGACGGCAACACTTGGAAGTTTCAGAGACAAGTAGCCAGCCACGAATTCAACACAAAGTCTCTACGAAAATTTGTGGAGCACGTGGTCGATGCCGAACTCTCCAACCGTCTCGTTCCTATCCTCGCTTTTGCAGCAGCACAAGACAAAACGCTTGATTTTCAAGACATTCTCCAACGTTTTGCGTTTGACAACATCTGCAAAATCGCGTTTGACTTCGACCCAGAATACCTGAAGCCGTCAGCTGAACGGAGCAAGTTCGCGAAAGCCTTCGAAGAAGCAACGGAGATCAGCAGCAAACGGTTCCGCGAGCCGTTGCCGTTAATATGGAAAGTCAAGAGAGCACTTAACATAGGTTCGGAAAAGAAACTAAGAATAGCAGTGAAGGAAGTGCACGAGTTCGCAAAGCACATagtgagagagaagaaaaaagagctAAAGGAGAAGGAATCTCTTGAATCTGTTGACATGCTTTCACGGTTTTTAAGTTCGGGACACTCCGATGAAGACTTTGTGACAGACATAGTTATAAGTTTCATATTGGCGGGGAAGGATACCACGTCAGCGGCGCTGACGTGGTTTTTCTGGTTGTTATCGAAGAACCCGCGTGTGGAAAAGGAGGTTTTGAAGGAGATAATGGAGAAATCGGAGGCTCCGGTGTACGATGAAGTAAAGGATATGGTTTACACACATGCAGCCTTGTGTGAGAGCATGAGATTGTACCCGCCGGTGCCTTTAGACACGAAGGAAACAATGAACGATGATGTTTTGCCGAGTGGGACGGTGGTGAAGAAGGGGATGTTTGTGACGTATCACGTGTATGCGATGGGGAGAATGGAGAGTATCTGGGGTGAGGATTGGGCAGAGTTTAAGCCAGAGAGGTGGTTGGAGAGGCTTCAAACAGGAAAGTGGAACTTTGTAGGAAGGGATTCCTTCACTTATCCGGTGTTTCAAGCTGGTCCCAGGATTTGTTTGGGGAAAGAAATGGCTTTTATGCAGATGAAGAGGTTGGTGGCTGGTATTCTCAGGCGCTTCATGGTGGTTCCCACGGTGGCTAAAGGGGTGGAGCCTCACTACTTTGCCTTCTTGACCTCCCAGATGGAAGGTGGCTTCCCCGTTAAGATTCTCGAAAGGGTGCACTCAGATTGA
- the LOC114406906 gene encoding cytochrome P450 94A1-like produces the protein MIDILLNLQLLAPFFLFLILPVFFFFCFTSSGPTKGTIPIPKPYPIIGHYFALKSVGNRRIQWLSDIVKISPAGTFTLHRPLGRRGVITGNPATVEYILKTRFSNYQKGRTTTSILSDFLGTGIFNADGNTWKFQRQVASHEFNTKSLRKFVEHVVDAELSNRLVPILTSAAAAQDKTLDFQDILQRFAFDNICKIAFGFDPEYLTLSAERSKFAQAFEEATEISSKRFREPLPLVWKIKRLLNIGSERRLRRAVKEVHEFARNIVREKKKELKEKQSLESVDMLSRFLSSGHSDEDFVTDIVISFILAGKDTTSAALTWFFWLLSKNPRIEKEVLKEIMEKSEAPVYDEVKDMVYTHAALCESMRLYPPVPLDTKETVDDDVLPDGTVVKKGMMVTYHVYAMGRMESIWGEDWSEFKPERWLEKVESGKWKFVGRNSFTYPVFQAGPRICLGKEMAFMQMQRLVAGILRRFTVVPAVAEGVEPHYFAFLTSQMEGGFPVKIIKRETST, from the coding sequence ATGATTGACATACTTCTGAATCTCCAGCTGTTAGctcctttcttcctcttcttaatACTTCcagtgtttttcttcttctgtttcACCTCCTCAGGTCCTACAAAAGGAACCATCCCTATTCCAAAACCATACCCTATTATTGGTCACTACTTCGCCCTCAAAAGCGTCGGCAACCGCCGTATCCAGTGGCTATCCGATATTGTCAAAATCTCACCGGCCGGCACGTTCACCCTCCACCGCCCCTTGGGCCGCCGTGGAGTCATCACCGGCAACCCCGCCACCGTAGAGTACATTCTCAAGACACGTTTCTCCAATTACCAAAAGGGCAGAACCACTACTAGCATTCTCTCCGATTTCCTCGGCACAGGAATCTTCAACGCAGACGGCAACACGTGGAAGTTTCAGAGGCAAGTAGCCAGCCACGAATTCAACACCAAGTCTCTACGCAAATTCGTTGAGCACGTTGTCGATGCAGAGCTCTCCAACCGTCTCGTTCCTATCCTCACTTCAGCAGCAGCAGCACAAGACAAAACACTTGATTTCCAAGACATTCTTCAACGTTTCGCGTTTGACAACATCTGCAAAATCGCGTTTGGCTTCGACCCCGAATACCTGACGCTGTCAGCTGAACGGAGCAAGTTCGCACAAGCCTTCGAAGAAGCAACGGAGATCAGCAGCAAACGGTTCCGCGAGCCGTTGCCGTTAGTCTGGAAAATAAAGAGATTACTTAACATAGGTTCCGAAAGGCGTCTAAGAAGAGCGGTGAAGGAAGTGCACGAGTTCGCCAGGAACATagtgagagagaagaaaaaggagCTGAAGGAGAAACAATCGCTTGAATCTGTTGATATGCTTTCGCGGTTCTTGAGTTCGGGGCACTCCGATGAAGACTTCGTAACGGACATAGTAATAAGCTTCATACTGGCCGGGAAGGATACCACTTCAGCGGCGCTGACGTGGTTTTTCTGGCTACTATCGAAAAATCCGCGCATAGAAAAGGAGGTTTTGAAGGAGATAATGGAGAAATCAGAGGCTCCGGTGTATGATGAAGTGAAGGATATGGTTTACACGCATGCCGCGTTGTGCGAGAGCATGAGGTTGTACCCGCCGGTGCCGTTAGACACGAAGGAAACCGTGGACGACGATGTTTTGCCGGATGGGACGGTGGTGAAGAAGGGGATGATGGTGACGTATCACGTGTACGCGATGGGGAGGATGGAAAGTATTTGGGGTGAGGATTGGAGTGAGTTTAAGCCAGAGAGGTGGTTAGAGAAGGTTGAATCGGGAAAGTGGAAGTTTGTCGGAAGAAATTCATTCACTTATCCAGTGTTTCAGGCCGGTCCCAGAATTTGTTTGGGAAAGGAAATGGCCTTTATGCAGATGCAAAGGTTGGTGGCTGGTATTCTCAGGCGCTTCACGGTGGTTCCCGCGGTGGCAGAAGGGGTGGAGCCTCACTACTTTGCCTTCTTGACCTCCCAGATGGAAGGTGGTTTCCCAGTCAAGATCATCAAGAGGGAAACTTCAACTTGA
- the LOC114406907 gene encoding cytochrome P450 94A1-like, translated as MIEILLNLQLLAPFFLFFIFPVFFFFFFTSSCPTKRSITIPKPYPLIGHYLDLKGIGNRRIQWLSDIVKISPATTFTLHRPLGRRQVITGNPATVAHILKTRFSNYQKGYTFIHTLSDFLGTGIFNADGNTWKFQRQVASHEFNTKSLRKFVEHVVDVELSDRLVPVLASAAAQDKTLDFQDILQRFAFDNICKIAFGYDPEYLTPSAERSKFAVAYEEATEISSKRFREPLPLVWKIKRVLNIGSEKKLRIAVKEVHEFAKNIVREKKKELKEKESLESVDMLSRFLSSGHSDEEFVKDIVISFILAGKDTTSAALTWFFWLLSKNPRVEKEVLKEIMEKSESPVYDEVKEMVYIHASLCESMRLYPPVPMDTKEAADDDVLPDGTVVKKGTLVTYHVYAMGRMESIWGEDWAEFKPERWLEKLQTGKWNFVGRDSFTYPVFQAGPRICLGKEMAFMQMQRLVAGILRRFTVVPVLTPGAEPHLISFLSSLMEGGFPVKIVDREASSSN; from the coding sequence ATGATTGAGATACTTCTGAATTTGCAGCTGTTAGctcctttcttccttttcttcatctttccagtgtttttcttcttctttttcacgTCCTCATGTCCTACTAAAAGAAGCATCACTATCCCAAAACCATACCCACTGATTGGTCACTACTTAGACCTCAAAGGCATCGGCAACCGCCGTATCCAGTGGCTATCCGACATCGTCAAAATCTCACCGGCCACCACGTTCACCCTCCACCGCCCCTTAGGCCGCCGCCAAGTTATCACCGGCAACCCCGCCACCGTTGCGCACATTCTCAAGACCCGTTTCTCCAACTACCAAAAGGGCTACACCTTCATTCACACCCTCTCCGATTTCCTTGGCACAGGAATCTTCAACGCCGACGGAAACACCTGGAAGTTTCAGAGGCAAGTCGCCAGCCACGAATTCAACACTAAGTCTCTCCGCAAGTTCGTCGAACACGTCGTGGATGTCGAACTCTCCGACCGTCTGGTCCCCGTCCTCGCTTCAGCAGCAGCCCAAGACAAAACCCTCGATTTTCAGGACATTCTCCAACGTTTCGCGTTCGACAACATCTGCAAAATCGCTTTTGGGTATGACCCAGAGTACCTGACGCCATCAGCAGAACGGAGCAAGTTCGCAGTAGCATACGAAGAAGCGACCGAGATCAGCAGCAAACGGTTTCGCGAGCCGTTACCGTTAGTGTGGAAAATCAAGAGAGTACTTAACATAGGTTCGGAAAAGAAACTAAGAATAGCAGTGAAGGAAGTGCACGAGTTCGCGAAGAACATAgttagagagaagaaaaaggagCTGAAGGAGAAGGAATCTCTAGAATCTGTTGACATGCTTTCGCGGTTTTTAAGTTCGGGACACTCCGATGAAGAATTCGTGAAGGACATAGTTATAAGTTTCATACTGGCGGGGAAGGATACGACGTCAGCAGCGCTGACATGGTTTTTCTGGCTGCTATCGAAGAACCCGCGGGTGGAGAAGGAGGTTTTGAAGGAGATAATGGAGAAATCAGAGAGTCCAGTGTACGATGAAGTGAAGGAAATGGTTTACATCCATGCTTCGTTGTGTGAGAGTATGAGGTTGTACCCGCCGGTGCCGATGGACACAAAAGAAGCAGCGGACGACGACGTTTTGCCGGATGGAACAGTGGTGAAGAAGGGGACGTTGGTGACGTATCACGTGTATGCGATGGGGAGAATGGAGAGTATTTGGGGTGAGGATTGGGCAGAGTTTAAGCCAGAGAGGTGGTTGGAGAAGCTTCAAACAGGAAAGTGGAACTTTGTGGGAAGGGATTCCTTCACTTATCCGGTGTTTCAGGCTGGTCCCAGGATATGTTTGGGGAAGGAAATGGCCTTTATGCAGATGCAGAGGTTGGTGGCTGGTATTCTCAGGAGGTTCACGGTGGTTCCAGTGCTCACTCCAGGGGCTGAGCCTCACCTCATTTCTTTCTTATCCTCCCTTATGGAAGGTGGTTTTCCGGTCAAGATCGTCGACAGGGAAGCTTCATCTTCaaactaa
- the LOC114406905 gene encoding flowering locus K homology domain-like, which yields MAEHDFDGHVVGYVPEDPNFPQNHSDEHDVGTVIDSSGFPHLLPDEDDAGNLVEDANFPENHFDGHEHDVGGFPGDTDSPQKEEHVEEGHGAGDVPEDFDSLLKQESEIDSKGNEIKKWPGWPGENVFRMLVPVQKVGSIIGRKGEFIKKITEETKARIKILDGPPGISERAVMVSAKEEPDRPIPPAIDGLLRVHKQVINVDRDLVDSALAAGRSVVTRLLVADTQAGSLIGKQGSTIKSIQDGSGCTIRVLGSENLPVFALRDDSIVEIQGESAGVHKAVELIAVHLRKFLVDRSIVGVFETQMQRPDVRVNQNVPPHQNWGPPPQGFPAPAGGGGGGPAFAPNHQYMPPSHHYDSYYPPTELPPMDKHLHQGPPPAYAKDASMGIHSSSAPPQQSVVTKVTQHMQIPLTYADAVIGASGTNISYIRRASGASITIQETRGVPGEMTVEISGTSSQIQAAQQLVQNFMAEAASATQDPMGGSVSQGYSAYPTTAPVYAPPTSAGGGGHTGHAPSADYGPLYGTNYGY from the exons ATGGCCGAGCACGATTTTGATGGACATGTTGTAGGATATGTGCCCGAGGACCCTAATTTTCCTCAGAATCATTCTGATGAACATGATGTAGGGACTGTGATTGATAGCTCTGGATTTCCTCACCTGCTGCCTGATGAAGATGATGCAGGCAATTTGGTGGAGGATGCCAATTTTCCTGAAAATCATTTTGATGGACATGAACATGATGTTGGAGGTTTTCCTGGGGACACGGACTCTCCACAGAAGGAGGAGCATGTTGAAGAAGGTCATGGTGCTGGAGATGTGCCTGAGGATTTTGATTCTCTGCTGAAACAGGAATCTGAGATTGATTCGAAAGggaatgaaattaaaaagtggCCCGGATGGCCTGGCGAGAATGTGTTCAGGATGTTGGTTCCGGTGCAAAAGGTTGGCAGTATTATTGGCCGAAAGGGCgagtttataaagaaaattacagAAGAGACTAAGGCGCGGATTAAAATTCTTGATGGTCCACCTGGAATCTCAGAAAGAGCA GTAATGGTTTCTGCAAAAGAAGAACCAGATCGTCCCATACCACCTGCTATTGATGGTTTGTTAAGGGTTCATAAGCAAGTTATCAATGTTGACCGTGACCTTGTGGATAGTGCTTTGGCAGCTGGGCGATCAGTTGTTACCAGGCTTCTAGTAGCAGATACTCAAGCAGGAAGCTTGATCGGAAAGCAGGGATCAACCATAAAATCCATTCAAGATGGCTCTGGTTGTACTATACGTGTTCTTGGATCAG AAAACCTGCCAGTATTTGCTTTGCGAGATGATAGTATTGTTGAAATACAAGGGGAATCTGCTGGTGTTCACAAGGCAGTTGAACTTATTGCAGTTCATTTACGCAAGTTCTTGGTTGACCGCAGCATAGTTGGAGTTTTTGAAACACAG ATGCAAAGGCCAGATGTTAGAGTTAACCAGAATGTGCCACCACATCAAAATTGGGGTCCTCCTCCTCAAGGGTTTCCTGCTCCtgctggtggtggtggtggaggaccTGCTTTTGCACCAAATCATCAATATATGCCACCTTCACATCACTATGATAGCTATTATCCACCTACTGAGTTGCCTCCCATGGACAAACACCTTCATCAAGGTCCACCACCTGCCTATGcaaaggatgcttcaatgggaATTCATTCATCAAGTGCACCACCACAACAATCTGTTGTAACTAAG GTCACACAACACATGCAAATTCCTCTTACATATGCAGATGCTGTTATAGGAGCATCAGGCACAAATATCAGCTATATACGTCGTGCTAGTGGAGCAAGTATTACAATTCAGGAAACAAGGGGTGTGCCAGGTGAGATGACTGTTGAGATAAGCGGGACTTCTTCTCAAATACAGGCAGCCCAGCAGCTGGTTCAG AATTTCATGGCTGAAGCTGCAAGTGCTACACAGGATCCTATGGGGGGATCAGTCAGCCAAGGTTACAGTGCCTATCCAACAACTGCTCCAGTTTATGCTCCACCCACTAGTGCTGGTGGTGGTGGTCATACAGGCCATGCGCCTTCTGCAGATTATGGCCCCCTATATGGTACCAATTATGGGTATTAA